In one Ornithinimicrobium pratense genomic region, the following are encoded:
- a CDS encoding Clp protease N-terminal domain-containing protein, with amino-acid sequence MSRFGTILTLSQAAWQECALLGHREIDVEHVLLATMDDGDVAEILGRHGVTREGTRQHVDAVVRDQLASLGVDLGETSLSERRPVTDLHHQAVGALETSGRAQQLLSEGRTVPGVLLATLDLPDGTATHLLERQGADVAAVRLDVVELLERSRSQPRAAGTVDMATLPDSHLIDGRPGIRRRRTRFYAVPWPQAWEQVSTAAGARAWLLSDGSTQVAGPGELRGELSRGRSGARRGSYQRRLLAAEPPDGSTPGHALWQEHWVRTRRRPWGRERSGPGQWVHLTVIPADGGTRVDLVLGTVRHGRTQAVLRPVIPAAQAIASRNALYQLGLVLEDADGASSRA; translated from the coding sequence ATGAGCAGGTTCGGCACGATCTTGACTCTTTCGCAAGCGGCGTGGCAGGAGTGTGCGCTGCTCGGCCACCGGGAGATCGACGTGGAGCACGTGCTGCTGGCGACGATGGACGACGGGGACGTCGCCGAGATCCTGGGCCGGCACGGCGTGACCCGGGAGGGCACCCGCCAGCACGTGGACGCCGTCGTCCGGGACCAGCTGGCCAGTCTGGGGGTTGACCTGGGCGAGACCTCCCTCAGTGAACGGCGACCGGTCACGGACCTGCACCACCAGGCCGTCGGTGCTCTTGAAACCTCTGGCCGGGCCCAGCAGCTGCTGTCCGAAGGGCGCACGGTGCCAGGCGTCCTGCTGGCCACGTTGGACCTGCCCGACGGCACGGCCACGCACCTCCTGGAGCGGCAGGGTGCCGACGTGGCAGCGGTGCGCCTCGACGTCGTCGAGCTGCTGGAGAGGTCGCGATCCCAGCCCAGGGCCGCCGGCACCGTGGACATGGCCACCCTGCCGGACAGCCACCTCATCGACGGGCGGCCTGGGATCCGCCGCCGGCGCACCCGGTTCTACGCGGTGCCCTGGCCTCAGGCCTGGGAGCAGGTGTCCACCGCGGCGGGTGCCCGGGCCTGGCTCCTGTCCGACGGTTCGACCCAGGTGGCCGGCCCCGGTGAGCTGCGCGGTGAGCTCAGCAGAGGCCGGTCCGGGGCTCGTCGGGGCAGTTACCAGCGGCGGCTGCTGGCGGCCGAGCCCCCGGACGGGTCGACGCCGGGGCACGCCCTGTGGCAGGAGCATTGGGTGAGAACCCGCCGGCGCCCGTGGGGCCGCGAGAGGTCAGGACCGGGGCAGTGGGTTCATCTGACCGTGATCCCGGCCGACGGTGGGACCCGGGTCGACCTGGTGCTCGGGACGGTGCGCCACGGCCGGACGCAGGCCGTCCTTCGTCCCGTCATCCCTGCGGCCCAGGCCATCGCCAGCCGCAACGCCCTCTACCAGCTGGGCCTGGTCCTGGAAGACGCCGACGGCGCCTCGTCGAGGGCCTGA
- a CDS encoding hydrolase, producing MATNGWTLCATCGVENDTGEQDCMICADERQYVPASGQRWSTLVERSAQGCRIEVIEREPGCWALRASPKVDIGQSALLVCTQAGNLLWDVPGFLDAEAVDAVRDLGGVAAVMASHPHMYGCQLEWGRAFGAPVYVAETDREWVRRWGEPGEIVTWSEPFDVLPGIRALQPGGHFPGSAVALWEAGADGRGVLLSGDTCGAVPDQGWVTFMRSYPNAIPLSAAVVTRVAGTIAELDFDRLYDNFGRQVAADARAVVLRSAQRYAEWVRGDHDHLT from the coding sequence ATGGCGACGAACGGCTGGACCCTGTGCGCGACCTGTGGTGTGGAGAACGACACAGGGGAGCAGGACTGCATGATCTGCGCCGACGAGCGCCAGTACGTCCCCGCCAGCGGCCAGCGCTGGAGCACCCTGGTCGAGCGCAGCGCACAGGGCTGCCGGATCGAGGTCATCGAGCGCGAGCCGGGTTGTTGGGCACTGCGGGCTAGCCCGAAGGTCGACATCGGACAGAGCGCACTCCTGGTCTGCACCCAGGCCGGCAACCTGCTCTGGGACGTGCCGGGCTTCCTTGACGCTGAGGCCGTGGACGCCGTCAGGGACCTGGGTGGCGTCGCGGCCGTCATGGCCAGCCACCCACACATGTACGGCTGCCAGCTGGAGTGGGGACGGGCTTTCGGCGCTCCCGTGTATGTCGCCGAGACGGACCGTGAGTGGGTGCGCCGCTGGGGAGAGCCCGGGGAGATCGTCACCTGGTCCGAACCCTTCGACGTCCTGCCCGGCATCCGGGCCTTACAGCCGGGAGGGCACTTCCCGGGCAGCGCCGTCGCGCTCTGGGAGGCCGGCGCGGACGGGCGCGGCGTGCTGCTGTCCGGGGACACCTGTGGCGCTGTCCCGGATCAAGGCTGGGTGACGTTCATGCGGTCCTACCCCAACGCCATACCCCTGTCTGCTGCCGTCGTCACCCGCGTGGCGGGGACGATCGCCGAGCTCGACTTCGACCGGCTCTACGACAACTTCGGCCGCCAGGTGGCCGCGGACGCCCGGGCCGTGGTCCTCCGGTCCGCGCAGCGGTATGCCGAGTGGGTGCGCGGCGACCACGACCACCTCACGTGA